A window of Cryptomeria japonica chromosome 3, Sugi_1.0, whole genome shotgun sequence contains these coding sequences:
- the LOC131874213 gene encoding secreted RxLR effector protein 161-like, with amino-acid sequence MVHELKAQLSGASDMKDLGATRGYIFNVPYASAIGILMCAMIYTRPDITQAMAVVSRTNSVDKTLDIQGFIDVDWASDLDSRRSTNGYVFTLFGGAISWTSKRYPAIALSITEVEYTDSTHVSKEAVWLQRLCASIGFDCRTV; translated from the exons ATGGTTCATGAGCTAAAAGCTCAACTTTCAGGGGCATctgatatgaaggatttgggagCTACAAG AGGATATATCTTTAATGTACCTTATGCGAGTGCTATAGGAATTTTAATGTGTGCAATGAtttacactagaccagatattacaCAAGCAATGGCAGTTGTAAGCAG GACTAACAGTGTGGATAAGACATTGGACATACAAGGATtcattgatgtagattgggcaagtgACTTGGATAGTCGAAGGTCCACAAATGgatatgtgtttactttgtttggaggagcTATAAGTTGGACGAGTAAGAGATACCCTGCAATTGCTTTATCCATTACTGAAGTAGAGTACACGGATTCTACCCATGTTTCTAAGGAGGCAGTATGGTTACAAAGGTTGTGTGCAAGTATTGGTTTTGATTGCAGAACAGTTTAG